The Denitrificimonas caeni genome has a segment encoding these proteins:
- the tkt gene encoding transketolase, whose product MPSRRERANAIRALSMDAVQKANSGHPGAPMGMADIAEVLWRDHLKHNPKNPQWIDRDRFVLSNGHGSMLLYSLLHLTGYDVNLDDLKSFRQLHSRTPGHPEYGYTAGVETTTGPLGQGLANAVGFALAEKVMAAQFNRPQHEIVDHQTYVFLGDGCLMEGISHEVCSLAGTLGLSKLTAFYDDNGISIDGQVQGWFSDDTPRRFEAYGWHVIRNVDGHNPDEIEVAIEAARESDKPTLICCKTVIGFGSPNRGGKETSHGAPLGDEEIALTRAELNWPHGPFEIPADIYAEWNADAAGAKAEAEWDARFAAYAAEYPELAAEFKRRMAGDLPADFAEKAAQYIAEVAAKGESIASRKASQNSLNAYGPLLPELLGGSADLAGSNLTLWEGCKGVSEVDASGNYVFYGVREFGMSAIMNGVALHGGLIPYGATFLMFMEYARNAVRMSALMKQRVLYVFTHDSIGLGEDGPTHQPIEQLTSLRTTPNLDTWRPCDAVESAVSWKYALERKHGPSALIFSRQNLDHQERTAAQIADIERGGYILKDCAGEPELILIATGSEVGLAVSAYNALTEQGHKVRVVSMPCTSVFDAQDAEYKQAVLPIEVGARIAIEAAHADFWYKYVGLDGRVIGMTTYGESAPANQLFEMFGFTVNDVLNVAAELLDDE is encoded by the coding sequence ATGCCCAGCCGTCGTGAGCGAGCCAATGCCATTCGCGCCCTCAGCATGGATGCTGTGCAAAAAGCCAACAGTGGCCACCCGGGTGCCCCGATGGGTATGGCGGATATCGCCGAAGTCTTGTGGCGTGATCATCTGAAGCACAATCCGAAAAATCCCCAGTGGATCGATCGTGACCGCTTTGTGTTATCCAATGGTCACGGCTCTATGCTGCTGTATTCACTGCTGCATTTAACCGGTTATGACGTCAATCTGGATGACCTGAAAAGTTTCCGTCAATTGCACAGCCGTACCCCAGGTCACCCTGAGTACGGTTACACCGCTGGCGTAGAAACCACCACTGGCCCACTCGGTCAGGGTTTAGCCAATGCGGTGGGTTTTGCCTTAGCGGAAAAAGTCATGGCGGCGCAGTTCAACCGTCCTCAACATGAAATTGTTGATCACCAAACCTATGTGTTCTTAGGTGATGGCTGCTTGATGGAAGGTATTTCCCATGAGGTCTGCTCATTAGCCGGTACTTTGGGCTTGAGTAAACTCACCGCTTTTTATGATGACAATGGCATTTCCATTGATGGTCAGGTGCAAGGCTGGTTCAGTGATGACACCCCACGCCGTTTTGAAGCCTACGGTTGGCACGTGATCCGTAATGTTGACGGCCACAACCCAGATGAAATTGAAGTCGCCATTGAAGCGGCGCGCGAAAGTGATAAGCCAACATTAATTTGCTGCAAAACCGTGATTGGTTTTGGTTCGCCCAACCGTGGCGGCAAAGAAACCAGCCACGGTGCGCCACTGGGTGATGAAGAAATTGCCTTAACCCGCGCCGAACTGAACTGGCCACACGGCCCATTTGAAATTCCAGCGGATATCTACGCAGAGTGGAACGCAGACGCAGCTGGTGCGAAAGCCGAAGCTGAGTGGGACGCACGCTTTGCTGCTTATGCAGCTGAGTACCCAGAGCTGGCCGCTGAGTTTAAGCGCCGCATGGCCGGTGATTTACCGGCGGACTTTGCTGAGAAAGCTGCGCAGTACATTGCTGAAGTTGCCGCTAAAGGTGAAAGCATTGCCAGCCGTAAAGCCAGCCAAAACAGCCTCAATGCTTATGGCCCATTGCTGCCTGAGTTGCTGGGTGGTTCTGCTGACCTTGCCGGCTCTAACCTGACTTTATGGGAAGGCTGCAAAGGCGTTTCAGAAGTGGATGCCTCTGGTAACTACGTGTTCTACGGTGTGCGCGAGTTTGGTATGAGCGCCATTATGAATGGTGTGGCATTGCATGGCGGTTTGATTCCCTACGGCGCAACCTTCCTGATGTTTATGGAGTACGCCCGTAACGCAGTGCGCATGTCAGCGTTGATGAAGCAACGTGTGCTCTATGTGTTTACCCACGACTCCATTGGTTTGGGTGAAGACGGTCCAACCCACCAGCCGATTGAGCAGCTGACCAGTTTGCGTACCACGCCCAATCTTGATACCTGGCGTCCTTGTGATGCGGTGGAATCTGCGGTGTCGTGGAAGTATGCGTTAGAGCGTAAACACGGTCCCAGCGCCCTGATTTTCAGTCGCCAAAACCTCGATCACCAAGAGCGCACTGCTGCGCAAATTGCTGATATCGAGCGCGGTGGTTATATCCTCAAAGATTGCGCCGGCGAGCCTGAGTTGATCTTGATTGCGACCGGTTCAGAAGTGGGCTTGGCAGTGAGTGCCTATAACGCACTGACAGAGCAAGGCCATAAAGTACGTGTAGTTTCTATGCCGTGCACCAGCGTGTTTGATGCGCAAGATGCCGAGTACAAGCAAGCAGTCCTGCCCATCGAAGTGGGTGCGCGCATTGCTATTGAAGCCGCACACGCTGACTTCTGGTACAAGTACGTCGGTCTTGATGGCCGTGTAATTGGCATGACCACTTACGGCGAGTCAGCACCGGCTAATCAGTTGTTTGAGATGTTTGGCTTCACGGTTAATGATGTACTTAACGTTGCTGCAGAGTTGCTCGACGACGAGTAA